Proteins encoded in a region of the Streptomyces sp. NBC_00708 genome:
- a CDS encoding NAD(P)-dependent glycerol-3-phosphate dehydrogenase, translating to MTQQQHPARAAVFSAGSWGTAVGKILADAGTRVVMHARRDEIADSINDKHRNPGYFPDVELPHTMTATTDPATALDGADFLVLSIPAQSLRTSLAAWAPHIGPSTVIVSLMKGIELGTGLRASQVIMDVTGLPQERVAVLSGPNLAREIMAGQPAAATIACTNEQVARRVQAACHTPYFRPYTGTDVTGCELGGAVKNVIALAVGIASGMGLGHNGEAMLITRGLAETNRLAVAMGAQPATLAGLSGVGDLIATCSSPLSRNRTFGLHLGQGMSVTEATAATRQTTEGVKSAQSILALAHDHGVEMPITEVMSALLLGKLTLDEAAAALMQRPPKPEH from the coding sequence GTGACCCAGCAACAGCACCCTGCCCGCGCGGCGGTGTTCTCGGCCGGGTCCTGGGGCACGGCCGTCGGGAAGATCCTCGCGGACGCCGGGACCAGAGTCGTCATGCACGCCCGGCGCGACGAGATCGCCGACAGCATCAACGACAAGCACCGCAACCCGGGCTACTTCCCGGACGTCGAGCTGCCCCACACGATGACGGCCACCACCGACCCGGCGACCGCCCTGGACGGTGCGGACTTCCTCGTGCTGTCCATCCCCGCGCAGTCCCTGCGCACCAGCCTGGCCGCCTGGGCCCCGCACATCGGCCCCTCCACGGTGATCGTGTCCCTGATGAAGGGCATCGAGCTCGGCACCGGGCTGCGAGCCTCCCAGGTGATCATGGACGTGACCGGCCTGCCCCAGGAACGGGTCGCGGTCCTCTCCGGCCCCAACCTCGCCCGCGAGATCATGGCCGGGCAGCCGGCGGCCGCGACGATCGCCTGCACAAACGAACAGGTCGCCCGCCGCGTCCAGGCGGCCTGCCACACCCCGTACTTCCGCCCGTACACCGGCACGGACGTGACCGGGTGCGAGCTGGGCGGCGCGGTGAAGAACGTCATCGCGCTCGCCGTCGGCATCGCCTCCGGCATGGGCCTGGGCCACAACGGGGAGGCCATGCTCATCACCCGCGGTCTCGCGGAGACGAACCGCCTGGCCGTGGCCATGGGCGCCCAGCCGGCCACCCTCGCCGGGCTCTCCGGCGTCGGCGACCTCATCGCGACGTGCTCCTCGCCCCTCTCCCGCAACCGCACCTTCGGCCTCCACCTGGGCCAGGGCATGAGCGTCACCGAGGCCACCGCCGCGACCCGCCAGACCACCGAAGGCGTCAAGTCCGCACAGTCGATCCTCGCCCTGGCCCACGACCACGGCGTCGAGATGCCCATCACCGAGGTCATGTCCGCACTGCTCCTCGGAAAGCTGACCCTGGACGAGGCCGCCGCCGCACTCATGCAGCGGCCCCCCAAGCCCGAGCACTGA
- a CDS encoding DUF3560 domain-containing protein, which yields MTSTATEIPNCRHHGPMTATSADETAEHGAAGTDYHCPDPVCRNAVLRPPAGTGPEATIEITHTRADGTLLEGSSKGDGVFEIVRRHRFWFGRSLPGVLFIRQSRDKAADWWSINGAAQALRAEGWTVIIDVDEDARRTFGEAEADRVERAEARAERFEEYAGNAASRSEAAWRGARQIADGIPLGQPILVGHHSEARARRDQERIDAGYRKSITEDAKAKRYAGRAASAGAYEAFRTNPARTLRRIKSLEADARRVEKWLAGKSAGGYTESLTPARVAELKRRQEELADELGYWRHVIEQAEGEGFRVWGPADFKKGDFAQMRGRWYEVLRVNKVTLSVPGGPDIQPVISLETHAYPGMRGTRPYDEVTGRMSAEQMAELQAGAGKLREERGSTPV from the coding sequence ATGACCTCCACTGCAACCGAGATCCCCAACTGCCGCCATCACGGACCCATGACGGCCACCAGCGCCGACGAGACGGCCGAGCACGGCGCGGCCGGGACTGACTACCACTGCCCGGACCCGGTGTGCCGCAACGCCGTTCTGCGGCCGCCTGCCGGTACGGGCCCGGAGGCGACCATCGAGATCACTCACACCCGCGCCGACGGCACCCTCCTGGAGGGCAGCAGCAAGGGTGACGGTGTGTTCGAGATCGTCCGCCGTCACCGGTTCTGGTTCGGCCGGTCCCTGCCCGGCGTCCTGTTCATCCGCCAGTCGCGGGACAAGGCCGCCGACTGGTGGAGCATCAATGGCGCGGCCCAGGCTCTGCGCGCCGAGGGCTGGACGGTCATCATCGACGTCGACGAGGACGCCCGCCGCACGTTCGGTGAGGCCGAGGCGGACCGTGTCGAGCGCGCGGAGGCACGGGCCGAGCGGTTCGAGGAGTACGCCGGCAACGCGGCCTCCCGCTCCGAGGCCGCCTGGCGGGGCGCCCGGCAGATCGCCGACGGAATCCCACTCGGGCAACCCATTCTTGTCGGGCATCACTCGGAGGCCCGCGCGCGCCGGGACCAGGAGCGCATCGACGCCGGGTATCGCAAGTCGATCACAGAGGACGCCAAGGCGAAGCGCTATGCCGGACGGGCCGCGTCCGCCGGTGCGTACGAGGCGTTCCGGACGAACCCGGCCCGCACGCTGCGCCGCATCAAGAGCTTGGAGGCCGATGCCCGGCGCGTCGAGAAGTGGCTCGCCGGGAAGTCGGCCGGGGGGTACACCGAGTCCCTCACCCCGGCCCGGGTGGCTGAGTTGAAGCGGCGCCAGGAGGAGCTGGCCGATGAACTGGGGTACTGGCGGCATGTCATCGAGCAGGCCGAGGGCGAGGGCTTCAGGGTCTGGGGGCCGGCCGACTTCAAGAAGGGCGATTTCGCGCAGATGCGCGGGCGGTGGTACGAGGTGTTGAGGGTCAACAAGGTGACTCTGAGCGTGCCGGGCGGCCCGGACATCCAGCCGGTCATCTCGCTGGAGACGCACGCGTACCCGGGGATGCGGGGGACGCGCCCGTACGACGAGGTGACGGGCCGCATGTCGGCCGAGCAGATGGCCGAACTGCAGGCGGGCGCAGGGAAGCTGCGGGAGGAGCGGGGAAGTACGCCGGTGTGA
- a CDS encoding protein phosphatase 2C domain-containing protein, protein MNTTPAHATAQHIGDRSHQCDAAATSGHQGVRAYALLDGIGSSATIREWTRRATRSLARTAATTGDAYTALARVYDRAAAEPGRDNPFQELPAACAVVAVPRPDGTLSVAWCGDVRAYLLTGGQLEQLTVDHNRRQVLIDHGVTPGPYDRNLVTSYLGNTETSPEDGERDLIGSTVRPLGGRLLLASDGAYEPLEDSARDLSQYLSGAPTEAARTFVQAAVAHAPARADNATALVADI, encoded by the coding sequence GTGAACACCACCCCCGCCCACGCCACGGCCCAGCACATCGGCGACCGCTCCCATCAGTGCGACGCCGCCGCGACCAGCGGCCACCAGGGCGTGCGCGCCTACGCGCTGCTCGATGGCATTGGATCATCCGCAACCATCCGGGAATGGACCCGCCGCGCGACCCGCAGTCTCGCGCGCACGGCCGCTACGACCGGCGACGCCTACACCGCTCTCGCGCGCGTCTACGACCGGGCCGCCGCCGAACCCGGACGCGACAACCCCTTCCAGGAGCTCCCCGCCGCGTGCGCAGTGGTCGCCGTTCCCCGCCCGGACGGCACCCTGTCCGTCGCCTGGTGCGGCGACGTCCGCGCCTACCTCCTGACCGGCGGCCAGCTCGAACAGCTCACCGTCGACCACAACCGCCGCCAGGTGCTCATCGACCACGGAGTCACACCGGGCCCTTACGACCGAAACCTCGTCACCTCCTACCTCGGGAACACCGAGACCAGCCCGGAGGACGGCGAGCGCGACCTGATCGGGTCGACGGTCCGCCCTCTTGGAGGCCGCCTGCTCCTTGCATCCGACGGGGCGTACGAGCCCCTTGAAGACTCCGCTCGTGACCTGAGCCAGTACCTCTCAGGCGCACCCACCGAGGCGGCCCGCACCTTCGTCCAGGCAGCCGTCGCACACGCGCCCGCGCGGGCCGACAACGCCACGGCCCTGGTGGCCGACATCTAA